A stretch of Oscillatoria nigro-viridis PCC 7112 DNA encodes these proteins:
- a CDS encoding DUF5895 domain-containing protein — protein MVKSNNAQSTTQLPGSSDAKFRPQENRKALAFKQEVDPDLLSHDYNQTRRPSLPYGIIINDNPAGILIPYDQLVKAEWKQIPPVEELTTVELTEAVSGLFLIEARMLVLAFVPEYIRYKDIEENGEIAGTFVGLYDDYRQNFDKKIHDACSEHALIFLDPKNQPLHQVPIVVRFKNVALWSFKSAREEFYRNLERAFADYFNVDYSGKNDKWRSLGVLNIEFRAVKEGEGKNKSFCCKTHSITKPTETNLPKLYLGKPQQKKTIWGLHNSIAGFTEAGEAQLPALAAGTEPEVQVLPPENSRNGKGKSKPPRKIAQVEAEPDAELKELDNFDVAAEVEVEVDAEAD, from the coding sequence ATGGTTAAAAGTAATAACGCCCAATCCACAACTCAATTGCCAGGCTCTAGCGATGCGAAATTTCGCCCTCAAGAGAATCGAAAAGCATTAGCCTTCAAACAAGAAGTAGATCCGGATTTGCTCAGTCATGATTACAACCAAACCAGGCGGCCTTCTTTGCCATATGGCATCATCATTAACGATAACCCGGCAGGCATTCTGATTCCCTACGACCAACTTGTGAAAGCAGAATGGAAGCAGATACCTCCTGTAGAAGAGTTGACAACAGTAGAGCTAACAGAAGCCGTGAGCGGCCTGTTTTTAATCGAGGCTCGGATGCTCGTATTAGCCTTTGTCCCAGAGTACATTCGCTACAAAGATATTGAAGAAAACGGTGAAATAGCTGGTACATTTGTTGGTCTTTATGACGATTACCGCCAGAACTTTGACAAGAAAATTCACGATGCCTGTTCGGAACACGCCCTGATTTTTTTAGACCCGAAAAACCAACCCTTACATCAAGTGCCAATTGTCGTGCGCTTCAAAAATGTAGCTCTTTGGAGCTTTAAAAGCGCTAGAGAAGAGTTTTACCGCAACTTAGAACGGGCATTTGCAGATTATTTCAATGTAGATTACAGCGGCAAAAATGACAAGTGGCGTTCTTTAGGAGTCTTGAATATCGAGTTTCGAGCAGTAAAAGAAGGGGAAGGCAAGAACAAATCGTTTTGCTGCAAAACCCACAGCATTACTAAGCCAACAGAGACTAATTTGCCTAAACTGTACCTCGGAAAGCCGCAGCAGAAAAAAACTATTTGGGGTCTGCACAACAGCATTGCTGGATTTACTGAAGCTGGAGAGGCACAATTGCCAGCTTTGGCGGCTGGTACTGAACCCGAAGTTCAAGTATTGCCTCCTGAGAACAGTCGCAATGGTAAAGGCAAATCCAAACCCCCCCGCAAAATTGCACAAGTTGAGGCAGAACCAGATGCTGAATTAAAGGAATTAGATAACTTTGATGTCGCCGCAGAGGTTGAAGTTGAAGTAGATGCAGAAGCGGACTGA
- a CDS encoding type IV secretory system conjugative DNA transfer family protein, translated as MNSYQFLPQIRHPLLLQGTTQSAAKRPLTGIDIGGLIGQFMNPEGLSMLGILLGLAVFSKIVGNGKGKVTSGRLCDTAEKMAATGLAIKQMKDKKRQPVTLWSGKPTYWFNGQWKGLSARLQTLLGASPTVWFPNAERGTLVIGAPGSGKTFSVIDRMVESAFQQGFPVIIYDKKGEQMKLHAPLAVRYGYDVQVFAPGEAYSGVINPLDFMRDAQDAVMAAEIGQVIARNASPGESKGNEFFEKAGELMAKGLVQLAKSSSYPDLAFVYAIIQLPNLVDRIYHAVHRPDNHPLKMDRWIASSFSQLLSSKDAEKTVAGIKATAEATYSSFIQKDLLRAFIGRSTIPVVLEGKKCIIFKLDDQRRAVVGPLLAAAIHLCVVSNLSRVRSDPFVYCLDEFPSLKFDRMDQWANEYRSAGGVPIVGIQSLNQLYNLYGDKKGAAIASALSTHILFNPGDLETAEKYSKRYGEVEVLIKSRSTGSSMGQQTSRSVNWSEQLQKKPLISADEILRFPQGKCVITSPAYGTGTEALFPYPLKIPVRYNDLKRAKDSESLWDTRIRPQLENRAASLSVDRGTGKSINIDEELENRIRAACKMLPHPNDPDEPVTVADIEDKSIANEPLSQTAESLIFSSFRKKLLDADIGRSS; from the coding sequence ATGAATTCATATCAATTTTTACCTCAAATTCGTCACCCACTATTGCTACAAGGAACTACTCAATCCGCCGCCAAACGCCCGTTGACTGGCATAGATATAGGTGGCTTAATCGGTCAATTTATGAATCCCGAAGGACTCTCAATGCTGGGTATACTGCTAGGTTTAGCAGTTTTCTCCAAGATAGTCGGAAACGGCAAAGGTAAAGTTACTTCGGGGCGCTTGTGCGACACTGCTGAAAAGATGGCAGCGACGGGTTTGGCTATCAAACAAATGAAAGACAAAAAGCGGCAACCTGTTACTTTGTGGAGCGGTAAGCCGACTTATTGGTTTAACGGGCAGTGGAAAGGATTGAGTGCTCGATTGCAAACTCTGTTAGGTGCATCTCCAACAGTTTGGTTTCCCAACGCAGAACGCGGCACTTTAGTTATTGGCGCTCCGGGTTCTGGCAAGACTTTTAGCGTAATCGATCGGATGGTTGAAAGTGCATTTCAGCAAGGATTTCCTGTCATCATTTACGATAAAAAAGGCGAGCAGATGAAGCTGCACGCACCCTTGGCAGTGCGCTACGGCTACGACGTGCAAGTGTTTGCGCCGGGGGAAGCTTACAGCGGCGTTATCAATCCTCTCGATTTTATGAGAGATGCACAAGATGCAGTAATGGCAGCAGAAATTGGGCAAGTTATTGCTCGAAATGCTAGTCCGGGGGAGAGCAAAGGTAATGAGTTTTTTGAGAAAGCAGGCGAGTTGATGGCGAAGGGTTTAGTGCAGTTAGCAAAAAGCAGTTCTTACCCAGATTTAGCTTTTGTGTATGCAATTATTCAGCTTCCTAATTTGGTCGATCGCATTTACCACGCCGTTCATCGCCCTGACAATCATCCCCTGAAAATGGACAGGTGGATTGCCTCTAGTTTTTCGCAATTATTAAGTTCAAAAGATGCTGAAAAAACAGTGGCAGGCATCAAGGCAACCGCAGAGGCAACTTACTCCAGTTTCATTCAAAAAGATTTGCTGCGGGCGTTTATCGGCCGCAGCACTATTCCCGTTGTACTTGAAGGTAAAAAGTGCATTATTTTCAAACTAGACGACCAAAGACGAGCCGTAGTTGGACCTCTGCTGGCAGCCGCTATTCACCTGTGTGTGGTATCTAATTTGAGTCGGGTGCGTTCTGACCCATTTGTGTACTGTTTGGACGAATTTCCCTCTCTCAAGTTCGACAGAATGGATCAGTGGGCTAACGAGTACCGTTCAGCAGGAGGCGTGCCGATTGTTGGCATTCAATCGCTCAATCAGCTTTACAATCTCTATGGGGATAAAAAAGGGGCTGCGATCGCCAGTGCTTTATCAACCCACATCCTATTCAACCCCGGCGATTTGGAGACGGCCGAGAAATATTCCAAGCGCTACGGTGAGGTCGAAGTTTTAATCAAAAGTCGCTCCACAGGCAGTTCAATGGGACAGCAAACGAGCCGTTCTGTTAACTGGAGCGAACAGTTGCAAAAGAAACCGCTGATTAGTGCTGACGAAATTTTGCGATTTCCCCAAGGCAAGTGCGTCATTACTTCTCCTGCTTACGGAACGGGTACTGAAGCTTTGTTTCCATATCCGCTAAAAATTCCCGTGCGGTATAACGACCTCAAGCGAGCTAAAGATTCTGAGAGTTTGTGGGACACTCGCATTCGACCGCAGCTCGAAAATAGAGCGGCGTCGCTCTCGGTTGACCGAGGGACTGGCAAGTCAATTAACATTGATGAAGAACTGGAAAATCGGATTCGAGCGGCTTGTAAAATGCTGCCTCACCCCAACGACCCGGATGAACCTGTGACGGTTGCGGATATTGAGGACAAGAGTATTGCCAATGAACCATTATCTCAGACTGCGGAATCGTTAATTTTTAGCAGTTTCAGGAAAAAGCTGCTAGATGCTGATATTGGTAGGTCAAGTTAA
- a CDS encoding WD40 repeat domain-containing protein: protein MTIQEIRPKNSMAIFSLDVDRTGEYLVVGQSFSYVGSPPSHVGLPNLTLWSLSNLQLLREIESLQSESIQSVCFLSDGKTIAYTKSGSNVELYHVDTSIFSQLKIAGFAKLSSSKGSHYLGAAGIASEVWNTETQERIWFLQDYVAMDIFDRKPAPVTLSADGKLVAVAGAGVNQVLIYSLEHNQIVQRLEDSPSQAHWISMSPNSNYLAVIGHLAKGGYIWDLRSGEQHLPLNYLSESDGSWCLCFHPNSQYLAIGSLVGYVSIYRLSDGETIFSQRKHEGRVWDLVFTPDGKKLISGGDDGIVSILNVSDILQTGN, encoded by the coding sequence GTGACAATTCAGGAAATTCGTCCGAAAAATAGTATGGCTATTTTCTCACTAGACGTTGACCGCACAGGAGAATATTTAGTAGTGGGACAATCCTTTAGCTATGTAGGGTCGCCTCCCAGTCATGTTGGTTTACCTAACCTGACCTTATGGAGTTTGTCTAATTTACAGTTGCTGCGTGAAATTGAGAGCCTTCAAAGTGAAAGCATCCAATCGGTTTGCTTTTTATCTGATGGCAAAACGATTGCCTACACTAAAAGTGGCTCTAACGTAGAACTTTACCACGTAGATACTTCAATCTTTTCACAATTAAAAATAGCTGGATTTGCAAAATTATCTTCCTCAAAAGGAAGTCATTATCTTGGTGCTGCGGGGATCGCCAGCGAAGTTTGGAACACAGAAACTCAAGAGAGAATCTGGTTTTTGCAAGATTACGTTGCGATGGATATTTTCGATCGAAAACCCGCTCCTGTAACTCTTTCGGCTGATGGTAAATTAGTAGCTGTCGCAGGTGCAGGCGTTAATCAAGTATTGATTTATTCGCTGGAACACAACCAAATAGTCCAAAGACTCGAAGATAGTCCTTCTCAAGCTCATTGGATTAGTATGAGTCCTAACTCTAATTATCTTGCTGTTATCGGTCACCTCGCCAAGGGAGGTTATATTTGGGATCTTAGAAGTGGCGAGCAACATTTGCCTTTAAATTACCTATCAGAATCAGATGGGTCTTGGTGTCTTTGTTTTCATCCAAACAGCCAATACCTCGCTATTGGTTCTCTAGTAGGATACGTCTCAATTTATCGGCTCAGCGATGGGGAAACAATTTTTTCACAAAGAAAACACGAAGGAAGGGTTTGGGATTTAGTCTTTACTCCAGATGGGAAAAAACTGATTTCTGGTGGAGATGACGGAATTGTATCGATTTTGAATGTGAGCGATATTTTACAGACTGGTAATTAA
- a CDS encoding eCIS core domain-containing protein: protein MLKPCGAIEACMFYQRVQKANSETPLRQQHNRLFPRPSDNFKPLPAPTTPDGRIDLSRLPTSDWMKNDQVLLRWAREEAAANSSKTPEIPLSIQAKLTVSTPGDKYELEADATAAKVMAMPDSALLSQQSASKQSNPTTDAVQRAGAEDKTVSPELENRIHNATGGSPLPESVRSFMEPRFGVDFSAIRVHTDSAAAQMCKEVGAKAFAVGNRIYYGAGYAPGNNELTAHELTHTIQQGATKRLNKQTRQLPAPSPSLVAKKITITTPHHNKQLRQFPPVESASDSLKTSSSNLTKPHQIERQVALDEIPASTLTAQQITSARTGAKFNRISPHISEKLTPTSSVTAKQFTPDNTPENFNKISPHIWEKLTPTTSLSAKSLSPTAENKPLSVSKTAPQIQGNWLKDRAIQAFEELMKRVGGPAATQVVAVLRRAGNAFGAIVGNPKGFLTNLVNALQTGFKQFSGNIVNHLKTGLVAWLTGTLSATGLSVPNQLDAKGIVSIVLSVLGINYGRVRNILVQRIGGAKVKQLESGFDLMQRLASGGLAAAVQQVMELGQTLQQLQTTVIESVRNWVIETVVRAAISKLVATFSGFGAIAVAVEGIYNAIAFLIEQANKIQALVDAVAASIGNIAAGQVLQAANYIESTLARSLSVAISFLARIVGLGNVGQKVREIIGRVRARVDVAVNNLVDYVIGQGNSWLAKSGGGSRRDRASSNNQQTKSNPVLNNRRTPTNRPNPQQTKPKPVPTNQSGNQQDKQRQRTQVPNFTTQEEFYMSGKKHHLIAKYRQGNLNLFIASDPKQLIPALNRAIAEVSKSNRPDKSYYIGILNQVLDYAKDALHIVKTKGEYLKGVATDPESERQALELAIDRELALAANQLKLLAEKAGIKSLDDFYALPPSQRFIPGANQTEIGKFIRKKLYDEKHNWQGTRNKIIAQKKPEVIARVRSAQQKQDTNMWKQLERDGLVDPGADIKTYNPDKVQYHVDHIEPVSARWNAEGYDSSDSIRARQLLETNNLRVVTGAYNTAKGSEVPGSGRVTYKPYVGPNFTSSIADGGIQGALRIDGKPFVDASGKELI, encoded by the coding sequence GTGCTAAAACCGTGCGGTGCGATCGAGGCTTGTATGTTTTACCAGCGAGTGCAAAAAGCGAACTCCGAGACTCCTTTACGGCAGCAACACAACAGGTTGTTTCCTCGACCCTCGGATAATTTTAAACCATTACCCGCCCCCACCACGCCTGACGGACGAATCGATCTATCTCGGTTGCCCACATCAGATTGGATGAAAAATGACCAAGTGCTGTTGAGGTGGGCGCGGGAGGAAGCAGCAGCCAATTCATCCAAGACACCAGAAATCCCTCTCTCTATCCAAGCCAAACTCACCGTCAGCACGCCGGGAGACAAATACGAACTAGAAGCAGATGCCACGGCAGCTAAAGTTATGGCAATGCCCGATAGCGCGCTCTTATCCCAACAGTCAGCATCCAAACAATCCAATCCTACAACGGATGCCGTACAGCGCGCCGGTGCTGAAGACAAAACAGTCAGCCCCGAATTAGAAAATCGCATCCACAATGCAACGGGAGGCAGTCCTTTACCCGAATCAGTGCGATCTTTCATGGAACCCCGTTTTGGAGTTGATTTTAGCGCAATTCGGGTGCATACTGACAGTGCAGCAGCACAGATGTGTAAAGAAGTGGGTGCTAAAGCCTTTGCAGTCGGCAACCGCATTTACTACGGTGCCGGATACGCACCGGGAAACAACGAATTAACCGCCCACGAATTAACCCATACCATCCAACAAGGTGCCACCAAACGACTCAACAAGCAAACACGGCAACTGCCCGCACCCTCTCCATCGTTAGTTGCTAAAAAAATTACTATTACTACCCCGCATCACAACAAACAACTGCGTCAATTTCCTCCAGTAGAATCTGCCAGTGACAGCCTTAAAACCTCCTCATCTAATCTTACTAAGCCTCATCAAATCGAGCGACAAGTAGCCCTCGATGAAATACCAGCTTCAACTCTAACTGCTCAACAAATTACCAGCGCTCGCACTGGCGCAAAATTTAACAGAATCAGCCCGCATATTTCCGAAAAACTGACTCCAACATCGAGCGTAACTGCCAAACAATTTACCCCAGACAACACCCCCGAAAACTTTAACAAAATCTCCCCACATATCTGGGAGAAACTGACCCCAACAACCAGCCTGTCGGCTAAATCGTTGTCGCCAACAGCAGAAAATAAACCGTTATCGGTAAGCAAAACCGCTCCTCAAATTCAAGGTAATTGGTTGAAAGATCGGGCTATTCAAGCTTTTGAAGAATTAATGAAGAGAGTGGGCGGCCCTGCGGCGACTCAGGTAGTAGCTGTTTTGCGACGCGCCGGAAATGCCTTCGGTGCAATAGTAGGCAATCCAAAAGGGTTTCTTACCAACTTAGTTAACGCGCTGCAAACAGGATTCAAACAATTTTCTGGCAACATTGTCAACCACCTAAAAACTGGCTTAGTTGCTTGGTTAACCGGAACTTTGTCGGCGACTGGATTGAGCGTACCCAACCAGCTAGATGCTAAGGGAATTGTATCGATCGTCCTTTCTGTATTGGGAATTAACTACGGGCGAGTGCGAAACATCTTAGTACAGCGCATCGGCGGTGCCAAAGTCAAGCAATTAGAAAGCGGATTCGATTTAATGCAGCGGCTGGCTAGCGGTGGATTGGCGGCAGCAGTACAGCAGGTGATGGAGTTGGGGCAAACGCTGCAACAGTTGCAAACGACGGTAATAGAAAGCGTTCGCAATTGGGTAATTGAGACGGTTGTTAGGGCTGCAATTAGCAAGTTAGTGGCAACTTTTTCGGGGTTTGGGGCGATCGCTGTGGCGGTTGAAGGGATATATAATGCGATCGCCTTTTTGATCGAGCAAGCAAATAAGATACAGGCTTTGGTGGATGCTGTGGCGGCTTCAATCGGTAATATTGCGGCGGGGCAAGTATTGCAAGCGGCGAATTATATTGAAAGTACGTTGGCGCGAAGTTTGTCGGTGGCGATTAGTTTTTTGGCGCGGATTGTGGGGTTGGGGAATGTTGGTCAAAAAGTGCGGGAAATTATTGGGAGAGTGCGAGCTAGAGTAGATGTGGCGGTGAATAATTTGGTCGATTACGTAATCGGGCAGGGTAATAGCTGGTTGGCTAAATCTGGTGGTGGAAGTAGGCGCGATCGAGCTTCATCAAATAACCAGCAAACTAAATCGAATCCTGTACTAAACAATCGGAGAACACCGACTAATCGTCCCAATCCACAGCAAACTAAACCTAAGCCCGTACCGACTAATCAATCCGGCAATCAACAAGACAAACAGCGTCAAAGAACTCAAGTTCCCAACTTTACAACTCAAGAAGAGTTTTATATGTCTGGCAAAAAACACCATTTAATTGCAAAATATCGTCAAGGAAATTTAAACCTTTTTATTGCTAGCGATCCAAAGCAACTTATCCCCGCTTTAAACCGAGCGATCGCAGAGGTGAGTAAATCTAATCGACCAGACAAAAGTTATTACATAGGGATTTTGAACCAAGTTTTAGATTATGCTAAGGACGCTTTACACATTGTTAAAACTAAAGGCGAATACTTAAAAGGAGTTGCTACAGATCCTGAAAGTGAACGACAAGCATTAGAACTGGCAATTGATAGAGAATTAGCACTAGCAGCTAATCAACTAAAATTATTAGCTGAAAAGGCTGGTATTAAAAGTCTAGATGATTTCTACGCCCTACCTCCTTCTCAACGATTTATTCCAGGAGCTAACCAGACAGAGATTGGCAAGTTTATTCGTAAAAAGCTTTACGATGAAAAGCATAACTGGCAAGGCACTCGAAATAAAATCATTGCTCAGAAAAAGCCTGAAGTTATCGCTAGAGTTCGCTCAGCACAGCAAAAGCAAGATACAAATATGTGGAAACAACTTGAACGTGATGGTTTGGTCGATCCGGGTGCTGATATTAAAACCTATAATCCCGATAAGGTGCAATATCATGTCGATCATATAGAGCCTGTAAGTGCGCGATGGAACGCAGAAGGATATGATAGCAGCGATAGTATACGCGCTCGTCAACTTTTAGAAACAAATAACTTGAGAGTAGTTACGGGTGCGTATAATACTGCCAAAGGCTCAGAGGTGCCAGGGTCGGGTAGGGTAACTTACAAGCCCTACGTAGGACCAAATTTCACGAGCAGCATTGCTGACGGTGGAATTCAAGGAGCTTTGCGTATTGATGGAAAACCATTTGTTGATGCCTCTGGAAAAGAGTTAATTTAA
- a CDS encoding YbjN domain-containing protein — translation MNTHKETYQLDNSLTLLSPSSSGVTVRAIALTLTQQHNTLIEVILTFEITPIIYQRADNEGLFNLLPELRACPDFSEFHPNANIEIAARLKPDLLPNLTPYLDNIPDYFKNLNSSQPDNPLLSTSSWLVLQVNQETTGYRTFWDYLPSDAITIDRIEPEKINDAITNFFTDSTKANLQFLSEEAIDRAIDEVTDRLENLLAPSLLNIDETSISSTLEEIAKTFEQLASSRQQEPSQSTNTPLNILQTIANFFTAENWPFVTVQDEQILQMAVEGQNEKLTCYAQVIEEQSLFIFYSICPIEAPESKRKALAEFLTLVNYDLIIGNFQLNLTSGQIRYKTSLDVSDSTLSTTQIKNLVYTNITMMDSHLPEILSVINNSSPFLDSIPFQENLPASHSIEKNGHIKNSKQRAATQDNQQELDSSQTVPQLDRETTPPLPSEESEDVQDSDRDSDRVETTPPLPSEESEDVQDSDRAETIQEKKQQLDFSPSLPQPDIETTYLSLDVETPEDIEGEQTLENYPDKDEQLQDTQTLSQPERQNSWPPSPLERSSDVEYSQNTENYQDENQQFQDILTPSKIEQINSHSFSISEEIYQVARKPFQPPQDNSLTTTLTEQVDPTQPPEKISLNPDVLSDLTEEETASFESAVQLIKTGKLNAAKKILVAIKNKMTDELGEEGEQIFYTANNLFLVKNLPPASINQLNGYDKILPPNVQNIIPVLINPKLECNSIKIDCEFSADGLVSQIYAQVGAKTVAKELKPYFGTLKQIYRYWDISSQLKPLLERIENIGSDRLKRSSQTTKDTLRASQRLPPCIQARLLQLAAEKLASQLEVDILIELGEVQELLAKTKRILNTEFL, via the coding sequence ATGAATACTCATAAAGAAACTTATCAACTAGACAATTCACTAACCCTACTCTCGCCATCCTCTTCTGGCGTAACAGTCCGCGCGATCGCCCTGACTTTAACCCAACAACACAATACCCTCATCGAGGTAATTCTCACCTTTGAAATCACCCCCATTATCTACCAACGCGCCGACAATGAAGGATTGTTCAACCTCTTACCAGAATTGCGCGCTTGCCCCGATTTCTCAGAATTTCATCCAAATGCCAACATCGAAATAGCAGCCCGTCTCAAACCCGATTTACTGCCAAACCTGACACCCTACCTCGATAACATACCAGACTACTTCAAAAACCTCAACTCTTCGCAACCCGACAATCCACTGCTATCTACTTCGTCTTGGTTAGTATTGCAAGTCAACCAAGAAACAACAGGCTATCGCACCTTCTGGGATTATCTCCCTAGCGACGCCATCACGATCGATCGCATCGAACCCGAAAAAATTAACGATGCCATAACTAATTTTTTCACTGATTCAACAAAAGCTAACCTGCAATTCCTCAGCGAAGAGGCAATCGATCGAGCAATTGATGAAGTAACCGATCGATTAGAAAACTTGCTCGCTCCTAGCTTATTAAATATCGATGAGACATCTATTTCATCAACTTTAGAAGAAATAGCCAAAACCTTTGAGCAGTTAGCGTCATCCCGTCAACAGGAACCCAGCCAAAGCACCAATACCCCCCTTAATATTTTGCAAACCATCGCCAATTTCTTTACAGCAGAAAACTGGCCTTTTGTCACGGTTCAAGATGAGCAAATTTTACAGATGGCTGTCGAGGGTCAAAATGAAAAATTGACTTGCTATGCCCAAGTTATAGAAGAACAGTCACTATTTATATTTTACTCAATTTGCCCGATCGAAGCACCCGAATCTAAGCGTAAAGCCTTAGCAGAATTTCTGACTTTAGTCAATTACGATCTAATTATTGGTAACTTTCAGCTCAATCTGACATCTGGACAAATTCGCTACAAAACCAGCCTTGATGTTTCAGACTCCACCCTCAGCACGACTCAAATCAAAAATTTAGTTTACACCAATATAACGATGATGGACTCACACTTACCAGAGATTTTGTCCGTTATTAACAACTCCTCGCCTTTCTTAGATTCAATCCCTTTTCAAGAAAATCTTCCTGCCTCTCATTCAATTGAGAAAAACGGTCATATTAAAAACAGCAAACAAAGAGCTGCTACCCAAGATAACCAACAAGAATTAGACTCTTCTCAAACAGTCCCTCAACTCGATCGAGAAACTACTCCTCCTTTGCCTTCAGAAGAATCGGAAGACGTTCAAGATAGCGATCGAGATAGCGATCGAGTAGAAACTACTCCTCCTTTGCCTTCAGAAGAATCGGAAGACGTTCAAGATAGCGATCGAGCAGAAACTATTCAAGAAAAAAAACAACAGTTAGATTTTTCTCCATCGCTCCCTCAACCAGATATAGAAACTACTTATCTATCTTTGGATGTCGAAACACCCGAAGATATTGAAGGCGAGCAAACATTAGAAAATTACCCAGATAAAGACGAACAGTTGCAGGATACTCAAACACTTTCTCAACCCGAGCGACAAAATAGTTGGCCACCTTCACCTTTAGAGCGATCGTCCGATGTGGAATACAGCCAGAATACCGAAAATTACCAAGATGAAAACCAACAGTTTCAGGATATTCTAACACCCTCTAAAATTGAGCAAATAAACAGTCATTCATTCTCAATTTCTGAAGAAATATATCAAGTCGCCCGCAAGCCCTTCCAACCTCCTCAAGACAATTCACTTACGACCACCTTAACAGAACAAGTAGACCCAACACAACCACCAGAAAAAATTTCTTTAAATCCCGATGTGTTGTCGGACTTAACAGAAGAAGAAACAGCCAGCTTTGAGTCAGCCGTGCAATTAATAAAAACAGGTAAACTCAACGCAGCTAAGAAAATTTTAGTCGCAATTAAAAACAAAATGACGGACGAATTGGGAGAAGAAGGAGAACAAATTTTCTATACAGCTAACAACCTATTTCTAGTGAAAAATCTCCCCCCAGCAAGCATCAACCAACTAAATGGGTACGACAAAATTCTGCCGCCAAACGTACAAAACATAATTCCCGTACTCATCAATCCCAAACTTGAATGCAATAGCATCAAAATCGACTGCGAATTCTCAGCAGACGGACTGGTGAGTCAAATTTACGCTCAAGTGGGCGCTAAAACTGTTGCAAAAGAACTTAAACCCTATTTCGGAACGCTCAAGCAGATTTACCGTTATTGGGACATTTCCTCTCAACTCAAACCACTTTTAGAACGCATAGAAAATATCGGTAGCGATCGATTAAAACGATCGTCACAGACAACAAAAGACACTTTGCGAGCGTCCCAAAGACTCCCGCCTTGCATTCAAGCAAGACTCCTCCAACTGGCAGCAGAAAAGCTAGCATCTCAGTTAGAAGTAGATATTTTAATCGAACTCGGCGAAGTGCAAGAGCTGTTGGCTAAAACTAAGCGGATTCTCAACACGGAATTTCTCTAA